Proteins co-encoded in one Kribbella solani genomic window:
- a CDS encoding DUF3592 domain-containing protein — protein sequence MLTIVVLGGFGLVLVVAAFVVTEVLAGLRRDELPTGTEEKTAGRVIRVRGPVRGQLESGAPAVYTEVIVEYYTRRGEGPYEVARKFPVGSRLTYAKGDRVIVAYDVRTPRRARLAGRVSHWPTLGPQSAARAA from the coding sequence ATGTTGACGATCGTTGTACTAGGTGGGTTCGGCCTGGTGCTGGTGGTCGCGGCTTTCGTCGTGACCGAGGTCCTGGCCGGTCTGCGCCGGGACGAACTCCCTACCGGCACAGAGGAAAAGACCGCGGGACGAGTGATCCGGGTCCGTGGCCCGGTCCGTGGTCAACTGGAGAGTGGTGCTCCGGCGGTGTACACCGAAGTCATCGTCGAGTACTACACCCGCCGGGGTGAGGGACCGTACGAGGTCGCTCGCAAGTTCCCGGTCGGGAGCCGGCTTACTTACGCGAAGGGCGATCGGGTGATCGTCGCGTACGACGTCCGGACGCCCCGCCGGGCCCGCCTGGCCGGGCGGGTCAGCCACTGGCCGACCCTGGGACCGCAGTCCGCGGCCAGGGCGGCCTGA
- a CDS encoding DUF5107 domain-containing protein, translated as MTILSAQNVVLPAASLGPENPLAPLRTQRELHRVENLAELPADLRTNIEYGQLHSPLPCLNQDGYDRTLVETALPALVLENDHVRATVLPSLGGRLYSLIHHGTELLYRNPVFQPANLALRNAWFAGGVEWNLGSTGHWTGTCAPMHAARVDGPDGTPVLRLWELERTRNLVTQLDFWLPADSEFLYVGVRLQNPSDADVPAYWWSNIAVPESADRRVLVPADQAWRYGYGSRLDLIDVPHYEGTDLTYPARHLRAVDFFFEPRADEQPWIASVDGSGTGLVQASTERLQGRKLFVWGQGDGGHRWQEWLSPGLEAGGYAEIQAGLARTQMEHLRLPAATDWHWLEAYGRLTVDPAAAHADDWHTARTAGATALSPLLDGLGDREQQWQQIADAAPAEVLAVGSGWGALELARTGWAVSAGTPFTADTMTARERAWLPLLDGQLPATLDVPDGTLVAWRELLEAAEDNWLVWYHRGVARHYDGDEAGAVEAWKRSGDNAWALRNLGTVTGELSYYERAVELRPDLVPLVVEAITAALDTDATRAEPMFEHAPDDPRVQLLRVRYALETGDPAAAHQLLAAGIQLATVREGANPLADYWLAAEEALGTNRPVPARYQFGMGGN; from the coding sequence GTGACGATTCTTTCTGCGCAAAACGTCGTGCTTCCCGCAGCTTCGCTCGGTCCGGAGAACCCGCTCGCGCCGTTGCGTACGCAACGTGAACTGCATCGGGTGGAGAACCTCGCCGAACTTCCGGCCGACCTGCGGACGAACATCGAGTACGGGCAACTGCACAGTCCGCTGCCGTGCCTGAACCAGGACGGGTACGACCGCACGCTCGTCGAGACGGCGTTGCCCGCGCTCGTACTGGAGAACGACCATGTCCGTGCGACCGTGCTGCCAAGTCTGGGTGGTCGGCTGTACTCGCTGATCCACCACGGGACCGAGCTGCTCTACCGCAACCCGGTGTTCCAGCCCGCGAACCTCGCGCTGCGCAATGCCTGGTTCGCCGGTGGCGTCGAGTGGAACCTCGGTAGCACTGGTCACTGGACAGGTACGTGCGCGCCGATGCATGCCGCCCGGGTAGACGGTCCGGACGGTACGCCCGTACTGCGGCTGTGGGAGCTTGAGCGGACGCGCAACCTCGTCACCCAGCTGGACTTCTGGCTGCCCGCTGACTCGGAGTTCCTGTACGTGGGTGTCCGGCTGCAGAACCCGTCAGACGCTGACGTACCTGCGTACTGGTGGTCGAACATCGCCGTACCGGAGTCAGCGGACAGGCGGGTACTAGTGCCGGCCGACCAGGCGTGGCGGTACGGGTACGGCAGCCGGCTCGACCTGATCGACGTACCGCACTACGAGGGCACCGACCTGACCTACCCGGCGCGGCACCTGCGCGCAGTGGACTTCTTCTTCGAACCACGTGCGGACGAACAGCCGTGGATCGCTTCAGTTGACGGCTCGGGTACAGGCCTGGTGCAGGCGTCGACCGAACGGCTACAGGGCCGGAAGCTGTTCGTCTGGGGTCAGGGCGATGGCGGCCACCGGTGGCAGGAGTGGCTGTCGCCTGGCCTCGAAGCCGGTGGGTACGCCGAGATCCAGGCTGGTCTCGCCCGTACGCAGATGGAGCACTTGCGACTGCCTGCGGCAACAGACTGGCACTGGTTGGAGGCGTACGGCCGGCTGACCGTGGATCCGGCTGCAGCGCATGCAGATGACTGGCACACCGCCCGTACCGCCGGGGCGACCGCACTGAGCCCACTGCTGGACGGACTGGGTGACCGGGAACAGCAATGGCAGCAGATCGCCGACGCGGCACCAGCGGAGGTACTGGCGGTTGGCTCTGGCTGGGGTGCGCTGGAGCTCGCCCGGACCGGTTGGGCGGTGTCAGCCGGTACACCGTTCACCGCGGACACGATGACCGCCCGCGAACGCGCATGGCTGCCGCTGCTCGACGGACAGCTGCCGGCGACGCTAGACGTACCGGACGGGACGCTAGTCGCCTGGCGCGAGCTGTTGGAGGCAGCGGAGGACAACTGGCTCGTCTGGTACCACCGTGGCGTCGCACGGCACTACGACGGTGACGAGGCCGGTGCTGTGGAGGCGTGGAAGCGATCAGGCGACAACGCCTGGGCACTGCGCAACCTCGGAACAGTCACCGGCGAGCTGTCGTACTACGAGCGTGCGGTAGAACTTCGGCCCGATCTCGTGCCCTTGGTGGTGGAGGCGATCACGGCCGCGCTGGACACCGACGCGACCCGGGCGGAGCCGATGTTCGAGCACGCGCCGGACGACCCGCGCGTCCAGTTGCTCCGGGTTCGGTACGCGCTGGAGACCGGCGACCCGGCGGCAGCGCACCAACTTCTGGCTGCGGGTATCCAGTTGGCCACCGTCCGTGAAGGGGCGAATCCACTCGCCGACTACTGGCTGGCCGCCGAGGAGGCACTTGGCACCAACCGGCCGGTGCCGGCCCGGTATCAGTTCGGAATGGGCGGAAACTGA
- a CDS encoding FAD-binding dehydrogenase: MDADVIVVGAGLAGLAATAELADAGRKVLLLDQEPEASLGGQAFWSFGGLMFVDSPEQRRMGIKDSRDLALQDWLGSAGFDRLDDEDKWARQWAEAYVDWAAGEKRPWLHAQGVRFFPVVGWAERGGYNADGHGNSVPRFHITWGTGPGLVAPFERRVREAAAQGLVEFRFRHRVDELTVTNGVVDGVAGKVLEPSDVPRGVSSSRAEVADFQLTAQAVIVTSGGIGGNHDLVRSQWPRRMGEPPKRMISGVPAHVDGRMLAITEQAGGRYVNRDRMWHYTEGIQNWDPIWPMHGIRILPGPSSLWFDATGKRLPVPLFPGFDTLGTLEHIMRTGYDYTWFVLTQKIIEKEFALSGQEQNPDLTNKDVKGVLGRARGGATPPVQAFMDKGADFVVRGNLPDLVRGMNDLTGENLIKLDDLERQIVARDRELTNTFTKDLQVTALRGARNYRGDKLIRVATPHRILDPKAGPLIAVRLNILTRKSLGGLQTDLDSRVLRADGTPLPGVYAAGEVAGFGGGGVHGYRSLEGTFVGGCLFTGRTAGRAAAAAVVG; this comes from the coding sequence ATGGACGCTGATGTGATTGTCGTCGGGGCGGGGCTGGCCGGGCTGGCCGCGACCGCCGAACTGGCCGACGCGGGCCGGAAGGTGCTGCTGCTCGACCAGGAACCCGAGGCATCGCTCGGCGGACAGGCGTTCTGGTCGTTCGGTGGGCTGATGTTCGTCGACTCCCCCGAACAGCGCCGGATGGGAATCAAGGACTCCCGCGACCTCGCCCTGCAGGACTGGCTCGGCTCGGCCGGGTTCGACCGGCTGGACGACGAGGACAAGTGGGCCCGGCAGTGGGCCGAGGCGTACGTCGACTGGGCCGCCGGTGAGAAGCGCCCCTGGCTGCATGCCCAGGGCGTGCGGTTCTTCCCGGTCGTCGGCTGGGCCGAGCGCGGCGGGTACAACGCCGACGGTCATGGCAACTCGGTGCCCCGGTTCCACATCACCTGGGGTACGGGACCGGGGCTGGTCGCGCCGTTCGAACGACGGGTCCGCGAGGCGGCCGCCCAAGGGCTGGTCGAGTTCCGGTTCCGGCATCGCGTCGACGAGCTGACCGTGACGAACGGCGTCGTCGATGGCGTTGCCGGCAAGGTACTCGAGCCCAGCGACGTACCGCGCGGGGTGTCGAGTTCACGCGCCGAAGTCGCGGACTTCCAGCTGACCGCACAGGCGGTGATCGTGACGTCCGGCGGGATCGGCGGCAACCACGACCTGGTCCGCTCGCAATGGCCGCGGCGGATGGGCGAGCCGCCGAAGCGGATGATCAGCGGCGTACCGGCGCACGTCGACGGCCGGATGCTCGCGATCACCGAGCAGGCCGGCGGCCGGTACGTGAACCGGGACCGGATGTGGCACTACACCGAAGGCATCCAGAACTGGGATCCGATCTGGCCGATGCACGGCATCCGGATCCTGCCCGGCCCGTCGTCGCTCTGGTTCGACGCGACCGGGAAGCGGCTACCGGTGCCGTTGTTTCCCGGCTTCGACACCCTGGGCACGCTCGAACACATCATGCGTACCGGGTACGACTACACCTGGTTCGTGCTCACCCAGAAGATCATCGAGAAGGAGTTCGCGCTCTCCGGCCAGGAGCAGAACCCGGATCTGACCAACAAGGACGTCAAGGGCGTACTCGGCCGGGCCCGCGGTGGCGCCACGCCTCCGGTGCAGGCCTTCATGGACAAAGGTGCCGACTTCGTTGTCCGAGGCAACCTTCCGGATCTGGTCCGGGGGATGAACGATCTGACCGGCGAGAACCTGATCAAGCTGGACGACCTGGAACGGCAGATCGTCGCCCGGGACCGGGAGCTGACCAACACCTTCACCAAGGACCTCCAGGTGACCGCACTGCGCGGCGCCCGGAACTACCGCGGCGACAAACTGATCCGGGTCGCGACGCCGCACCGGATCCTCGATCCCAAGGCCGGTCCGCTGATCGCCGTCCGGCTGAACATCCTGACCCGGAAGTCCCTCGGCGGTCTGCAGACCGACCTCGACTCCCGGGTCCTGCGCGCCGACGGCACCCCGCTGCCCGGGGTGTACGCGGCCGGCGAGGTGGCCGGCTTCGGCGGCGGCGGCGTACACGGCTACCGCTCGCTCGAAGGCACCTTCGTCGGCGGCTGCCTGTTCACCGGCCGGACGGCCGGGCGAGCGGCCGCCGCCGCCGTCGTCGGCTAA
- a CDS encoding serine protein kinase RIO — translation MSSEYELSDSFSDLDSRWAEFTGDESQPDPADAYVFQFQSISEELGPDQRWTTWLDVERGSRGPEPRPDWVVTEQAAIDTELGVLKTGKEADVFLLERAVQAIGDNPAKSSLLAAKRYRTEEHRSFHRSTSYVEGRRTRNSRDARAMAKKSSHGRSVAAGQWAYAEWDALNRLWKAGVPVPYPVQVDGTELLMEFIDDGAGGAAPRLAQVRPSKELLGQYFEQLRGGMRELARAGLAHGDLSPYNVLAQGERIVMIDLPQVVDIVGNPKGMDFLLRDCHNMATWFTNRGLEIDEQELFADLLSMVF, via the coding sequence TTGTCTTCCGAGTACGAACTGTCTGACTCTTTCTCCGACCTCGACTCCCGCTGGGCCGAATTCACCGGCGACGAGTCCCAACCAGATCCGGCTGACGCCTACGTCTTCCAGTTCCAGTCGATCAGCGAAGAACTGGGCCCGGATCAGCGGTGGACCACCTGGCTGGACGTCGAGCGCGGCTCTCGCGGCCCGGAACCACGACCCGATTGGGTGGTGACGGAACAGGCCGCGATCGATACCGAGCTCGGCGTCCTCAAAACCGGCAAGGAAGCCGACGTCTTCCTGCTCGAACGTGCCGTCCAGGCGATCGGCGACAACCCGGCGAAGTCGTCGCTGCTGGCCGCGAAGCGGTACCGCACCGAAGAGCACCGGTCCTTCCACCGCAGTACTTCGTACGTCGAAGGCCGCCGGACCCGGAACAGCCGGGACGCGCGGGCGATGGCGAAGAAGAGTTCGCACGGCCGTAGCGTCGCGGCCGGCCAATGGGCGTACGCCGAATGGGACGCGCTGAACCGGCTCTGGAAAGCCGGTGTCCCGGTGCCGTACCCGGTGCAGGTGGACGGTACCGAACTGCTGATGGAGTTCATCGACGACGGTGCCGGCGGCGCCGCGCCCCGGCTCGCCCAGGTACGGCCGTCGAAGGAACTGCTCGGTCAGTACTTCGAGCAGCTTCGCGGCGGGATGCGGGAGCTGGCCCGGGCCGGCCTCGCGCACGGTGACCTGTCGCCGTACAACGTGCTCGCGCAGGGGGAGCGGATCGTGATGATCGACCTCCCGCAGGTGGTCGATATCGTTGGTAACCCCAAGGGTATGGACTTCCTGCTGCGCGACTGCCACAACATGGCCACCTGGTTCACCAACCGCGGCCTGGAGATCGACGAGCAGGAGCTGTTCGCCGACCTCCTATCGATGGTGTTCTGA
- a CDS encoding NIPSNAP family protein yields MNDCCSVIDLRQYTLHSGARDTLIELFDAELVEGQEATGMHIAGQFRDLDNPDRFVWIRGFRDLPARADALKAFYYGPGWRTHAAAANAAMVDSDNALLLKPLTLGAGYPRLDSVRPDAPAGSVIGGAVYHRGSADDGFVAFFTDQIVPVLAETGAEPVAVLESLVAENNFPALPLRDEVVLVWLARFADDAAYAEHRRQLDASPGWRQHVLPELVSRTVRPSQELRLRPTTRSQFR; encoded by the coding sequence GTGAACGATTGCTGCTCAGTCATCGACTTACGCCAGTACACGCTGCATTCCGGTGCGCGGGACACCTTGATCGAGCTCTTCGACGCCGAGTTGGTCGAAGGGCAGGAGGCGACCGGGATGCATATCGCCGGGCAGTTCCGCGATCTGGACAACCCGGACCGGTTCGTCTGGATTCGTGGTTTCCGGGACCTGCCCGCCCGGGCGGACGCGCTGAAGGCGTTCTACTACGGACCCGGCTGGCGTACGCACGCCGCCGCCGCGAACGCCGCAATGGTCGACTCCGACAACGCACTATTGCTCAAACCACTCACCCTCGGCGCCGGCTATCCGCGCCTCGATTCGGTACGGCCTGACGCGCCGGCGGGATCGGTCATCGGCGGCGCGGTCTATCACCGTGGATCGGCGGACGACGGTTTCGTGGCGTTCTTCACTGACCAGATCGTTCCGGTGCTCGCCGAGACCGGGGCGGAACCGGTCGCGGTGCTGGAGTCTCTGGTTGCCGAGAACAACTTTCCTGCGCTGCCGTTGCGGGACGAGGTGGTGCTCGTCTGGCTGGCCCGGTTCGCTGACGACGCGGCGTACGCCGAGCATCGCCGCCAGCTGGACGCGTCGCCGGGGTGGCGGCAGCACGTGCTGCCCGAGCTGGTCAGCCGGACGGTACGGCCGTCGCAGGAGCTGCGCCTCCGGCCGACGACCCGCTCGCAGTTCCGCTGA
- a CDS encoding sigma-70 family RNA polymerase sigma factor codes for MTIAAVSTEESKQRIADVTHDLLCEADEVPDPRHQQCLDEVVLLNAPVARSIASRYRSKGVDADDLEQVAYLGLIKAANGYRVDAATAFLSYAVPTIRGELKRYFRDCAWTIRPPRRVQEMQGTIAAAEPELIQRLGHVPSNAETAEALGTAPAEIAEATSVRGCFNTLSLDAPGTQEGGTSLLETVADAENGYDLVENVHTLTPAVANLADRDKRILELRFCNGLTQEEIGNELGVSQMQVSRLLRGILETLRSELATAPNDRR; via the coding sequence GTGACGATTGCAGCTGTCAGTACCGAAGAATCGAAGCAACGTATCGCCGATGTCACCCACGACCTGTTGTGCGAGGCCGACGAGGTGCCGGACCCGCGGCATCAGCAGTGCCTCGACGAGGTCGTGCTGCTGAACGCTCCGGTGGCCCGCTCGATCGCGTCCCGCTACCGCAGCAAAGGAGTGGACGCCGACGACCTGGAGCAGGTCGCGTACCTGGGTCTGATCAAGGCCGCCAACGGATACCGGGTGGACGCCGCGACCGCGTTCCTCTCGTACGCGGTGCCGACGATCCGCGGTGAACTGAAGCGGTACTTCCGCGACTGCGCGTGGACGATCCGGCCGCCGCGCCGGGTCCAGGAAATGCAGGGCACCATCGCTGCCGCCGAGCCGGAGCTGATCCAGCGGCTCGGGCACGTACCCAGCAACGCGGAGACCGCCGAAGCGCTGGGCACCGCGCCGGCCGAAATCGCGGAGGCCACGTCGGTCCGCGGCTGCTTCAACACGCTGTCGCTGGACGCACCCGGTACGCAAGAAGGCGGAACGAGTTTGCTGGAAACGGTCGCCGACGCCGAGAACGGGTACGACCTGGTCGAGAACGTCCACACCCTGACACCAGCGGTCGCCAACCTGGCCGACCGGGACAAACGCATCCTCGAACTGCGCTTCTGCAACGGCCTGACCCAGGAAGAAATCGGCAACGAACTCGGCGTCAGCCAGATGCAGGTCTCCCGCCTGCTCCGCGGCATCCTCGAAACCCTCCGCAGCGAGCTCGCAACCGCCCCTAACGACAGGAGGTAG